The genomic window cgtccggcgctaagccaggcatccgagggttaggcctcaggaaattcttccggcgctaagccaggcatccgagggttaggcctcaggaaattcgtccggcgctaagccaggcatccgagggttaggcctcaggaacttcttccggcgctaagccaggcatccgagggttaggcctcaggaaactcttctggcgctaggccaggcatccgagggttaggcctcagggaattcttccggcgctaagccaggcatctgagggttaggcctcagaaaattccgctcgttggtcggccaaggctggcgcaagccgaggcgaccggtcggggcttcaggctagtctgctcccgggatgatcatcgggttagcctggcatccgagggccgagcctcgggagattccgctcgttggtcggccaaggctggcgcaagccgaggcgaccggtcggggcttcaggctagtctgctcccgggatgatcatcgggttagcctggcatccgagggccgagcctcgggaaattccgctcgttggtcggccaaggctggcgcaagccgaggcgaccggtcggggcttcaggctagtctgctcccgggatgatcatcgggttagcctggcatccgagggtcgagcctcgggaaattccgctcgttggtcggccaaggctggcgcaagccgaggcgaccggtcggggcttcaggctagtctgctcccgggatgatcatcgggttagcctggcatccgagggccgagcctcgggaaattccgctcgttggtcggccaaggctggcgcaagccgaggcgaccggtcggggcttcaggctagtctgctcccgggatgatcatcgggttagcctggcatccgagggccgagcctcgggagattccgctcgttggtcggccaaggctggcgcaagccgaggcgaccggtcggggcttcaggctagtctgctcccgggatgatcatcgggttagcctggcatctgagggttgtcaggcctcaggaaattccgctcgttggtcggccaaggctggcgcaagccgaggcgaccggtcggggcttcaggctagtctgctcccgggatgatcatcgggttagcctggcatccgagggccaagcctcggaaaatttcgctcgctggtcgtgcgcctgtcgctcgccgcccgacgggattcctccgtggccagctgcgatcgtgtttctcctcctctccaagcgtcgcctggggaacaccagatgggcattaaatgctaattgaggggttacctgggaaatcggatcgccagttgctgcttgcgaggagtgtcagttaagcggacgcgatacgcgcgttcttcgaggcggatgcggcctgggcgcgagcggagatatgtggacctaggggtacaggccacccggagtgtcctgcacaaagaatgcgattaaggagaataacgcttaaaaaatcgcgggaagatacgccttgagagccggatcggctccggattcaatgcgcccgcatttattggagccacccgcagcggaacgaccggggggccgcagtttggctataaatataggtgcaggtgcgatggagcctgccaagccggagctgttcaggttgccatggatcgtgggcctcctctccggcgcatggttgagagacctctatcgaaggaacgggaggcgcgcccttcgcgacttccgccaactagccgtttcatctgggatcaacaaggaggttctccccggcggaactccgctctaggcgtttcatccgggatcacgtctcccctccttgaagttcggcctcccgattgagctccgcaccaggcgcttgatccgggaccgcgcctccatatgctcttctcccttgtattccttctctcccccaacactggggaggaccggaatatcccttggaggtggcgttcccctggaggcaacgggagcttcgtctgcggcggctcctcgtctttttcgtgaggcgtggatggcgcctctgggtaggagcagtgtggacttctccttcgtccacttcttcttcatccgcgccggctcttcgtcttcttcgtgagacgccgatggcgcctccggttggaagcacccacttccggcgggattgcagccgcttcgaatggaggtttcgggatcccagatcttcagctcctcggagtctccacctcttctttactttctttacaccctaatttccctctgggaattccttgtaatcacacgagcacgccattgtaaccagaaattattgaaatgaaaagtgttatacatttttgaactgtctttctggcattgtcgttctactggtaatacatccgcaggttagcggaattccagctccttggaatttctcgaccatctagggcctccaactggtaagAGCCAGGTcgatttacccagcgaaccctatacgggccttcccaatttggcgctagcttcccaccttccgcaggttgagatgctttagctcgccttagcaccagatctccgattctgaaaagcttcggtcggaccttggagttgtaatatcgggctaccctccgctgatacatcgccatccgaacctgcgccattttcctcgcttcttccaagagatccaggttccctcggagttgctccgaattggcctcgggtcggtgcgcggccacccgaggtgaggggagtccgagctccacggggacaacggcttccgtgccataggttaggctgaaaggcgtctccccggtagggatccgatgcgtggtccgatacgcccaaaggacattctcgagttcttcgacccaagcttgccccgtccgaccgattcgcgctttgattccttggaggattgtccgatttgtgacctcggcctcgccgttggtttggggatgcgacacagatgtgaaccgatgctcgatcccgaactcctcgcagaagtcacggaaatgcttgttgtcgaactgtcggccattatccgagatgaggacccgaggtaccccaaatcggacaatgatgttcttcttcacgaacttccggacttgcgcctccgtgatagtggccagcggctctgcctccacccacttggtgaagtagtcgattgcaacaatcaaaaatttccgctgagctgaagcgacggggaatggtccgaggatatccattccccactgggcgaagggccagggtgcagtgattggtgccaaggggacagaagggactctctggacgttggcgtggcgctggcaggcgtcgcatttccgtacatgatcctttgagtcctccaacaaggtaggccaataatagccttgcctcatgatcttgtgcgccaaggacctagcccccaagtgtgatccgcaaacgccttcgtggacttcgccgaggacgtaggccgcttccgaggggcggaggcactttaagaggggggcggatgttttgtgcaacaattgtctggacaagctcatcttttggaaggcctcgtaaaacaaaatatcagctgagcttccactatccacaagaacacgccttacatcatagtttgccatagtgagggagatcaccatggcgtcatcgtggggggtctgaaccccctttacatcttcatcacaaaaagtgattacattaccgaccctctgcctctttgcgacggctgcccctgacgcttcagtcgagccccctgcgttcctctcgggccgggggcagcccccagtgatagtgtggatcacgcccgcgacgggtcgattctgctcccgaggctcctgaggggccggatcggccggacgcgggtctgcggggggacgtcggtcgttcacatatcaaccgagacgccctcggcggatgagagcctcgatctcgtcccgaagctggaagcagtcttcggtatcgtggccgtggtcccggtggtactcacagtacgcccgagagggcctcctcccaggaatcttcttcatctgtctcgggaccgggaggtcctcccgccccttgatttccatgaggatctgggcccggggagtcaggagaggagtgtaccggttgaaacgtcggggcggagaacgagggcgtagggcgccgtggttcctcgccggcgacaggcttctgcgccgacgttgaggcgtcgggctcctcctctggcgtgcctcttttcgccttttcttcccgagctttggagggatctcggaggcctccttgctccggtgggcggccgcctcctcggcgtccgcatactggttcgcccggaaaaacagctccgggaagctccgcggcaggcgtttgtccagggagaaggtgagtctgccctttcggaagccacgcttcagggctgaaagagccacttcctggctcaggttccggacttccagcgtagccttgttgaagcgggtaagataatcccgcaagctttctccctcgttttgctggatatcaaagagggagtcggagaccagtcgccgccggctactgacggcgaaatgggtgatgaagaggcgagtaaactggtcgaaggactggattgagttagcctccaagccggcgaaccacgcccttgccgggccacggagggtcgccgggaaggccttgcagaggagaggatctgatgctccgtggaggagcataagggtcctgaaactctcgacgtgatcccgcgggtccgccgccccgtcatagggctcgatcgccggcattttaaaccccggcggattcggggtccgcaggatcctcgaggcaagcgccggctgggaggagatctccaagtcggcgaagggatctttggagtggcccttcaggacctggagttgtcggtggagatcgtccacccgccggtccagagagcgcgaccgatgggtgggagacaaggtgcaccgagagggggaccgactggagcgcgggttccttgaggactggggggtctgggaacgcgcccgggcccgcctctcgtaccccgcgcagctccgatgggaaggtcccggcagaatggaccgtgctcgagaatcttcctcgcgccggcgctcctccccatgggagaggaaggagcgcgggttgaggaggacaggtgagcgctcagggagcagcggctcctgggcccgctgcggcgcccgagacatcacaccctgcaggttctgcactgcctccgcgagggtgcgaacctgctgggctaactggtcgaactgagcggcttcgaccatctgaatggggggtggaacggtggagtgttgctgagaatgtgttggagacgcagcggcctcccggccggaggcgcgagaggccccgcgaccggaggcattggaagctccacgaccacctcgccgtgccattacgatcgctctgagattcggccctccttctagcgccaactgttgctggtggtccaaaccgagaacgattggcacagcggtgtgaacggggttccgtttgggttgccttggttggtgttgattgcgctccactttccaccgggaaacctgcaagcaagcctcgcaccaccactggggtagtggggccctccgacgatcaagtcagaggagattggaggagaaggaaagataataatagcaagtaggagaatgctctggaagttcttgcttaccctctcccttctccccccagccgcctatataccaggctggggggtccttttggggggttggtcatcgtgtagcacgatggagctgccactgacatggccgttacagggcgtcgtggggcagcgctgggtacggccatgacagggcgtagtggagctccgctttgtacggctgttacaggggatcgtggagcagcgccggatacgaccgttgctgggtgtagtggagcagagggccgcggcgtgcctctggggaatagcctgtcgttgtcgagagatgcccgactcggggtcgggctgcggagccgaagatgtccgactcagggtcggattgctggatcaaggggctgccgtagtcttcctgggcgcgcgtgccggtcacgtggggcatggtggctaagttcccccgtaacaattcTTCTTAACGGAAGGTAATTAATTGTTTTCACCGTTTTGTTCCTTTGACCGAGAGATGCTTTGTTTTCCTTTGTTATCCGTTAGGAGAAGTTCATTTACTATTGTTATCACGAAtggtcaccttttttttttcactctcATATAATATGATGCACTTTGGCACATTCGGGATAACACTTTTGTTGAAATatttggagaagaaaaaaaataagaaaattataTTCCTGCCCATCCATTACAATGTACAAGAGCAGCCTTTATATAGAGCTAGAAGGCTAACAAAGTTTGGTAAGGCCGACTAAGTTTAGCACAATCAATCAAGGTAAAATTTAGTAAGACAAATTAAGTTTGGTACCATCAATTACAAATCAATCATGATCCTAAccaatcatataattttaacaTCCCCTCTCAAACTCAAGGTGGTAAAGTAGACACCAACTTGAGTTTGGAAACAAGAGATCACAAGATGCCAGGAGGATGAGCTTTAGTGAAGACGTCCGCAGCGAGGATAGATCTCAAAGAGAAGACAATTGAAGCTCAATGATGCTCGTAGAGGAAAACACTATAGAAGCGGAGCAAGAGACCTCGAATTGCATGACGAAGGAATCGGGACAGCAAATAAAGCTGAAGATTGAGGACTGGGGTGGTGCCATGCAGATGTACACCTTCATGATCGAGAGCGGAACCACGCCTGCTAAGTTTACCTGCCAATTTTCTGACAGTACAGTTTGACGCGCTACTGCTCGTGTTTGGAGCGAGACCACGTCTGTCAAGTTTATCCGTCAAGCTTCTGACGGTACGGTATCACTTTCATATAATATGATACAGTTTATCTTTTTTTCGAGGACGGTACGGTCTGACGTATTGCTGCTGGAGTTTGAAGTGGGACCGTGCCTGCCAAATTTACTCGACAAATTTCTGATGATACAGTTTGACGTGCTGCTGTTGGGATTTGGGGCGGAACCGCGCATGTCCGGTTTCTGACGGTATAATTTGAAGCGTGTTGCCGCCGTCTTCATGGAGGAATAGAAGCCCCGCAAGTGGGTGCTCGGAGGGCTTTAACTCGCTTATCTCCGAAGGAAACGACCTGCGAAGGCGCTCCGGTTTACCTCGCCGCCGTCCTCGAAAGAAGCTCTTGTTGGTGCCACACAAGGTGCGGGAGCGGCCAATCTGAATCAAAGAGGAAGAGATCCAGAACCGAAGAAACAAGGGATCGGTGGAACGGCCACTGAACTCTCCTCCTGATCCTTTCGCAGGCGGCAGGGGGCTCCTTCTCCGCCGGACCGCGGTGCGAACGGGGTTTCTCCTCCTTGCGGAGGCCGCCGGAAAAACCAGGAAACCCACGCGGGTAAGAAGAAAGACTTGGTTTTTGGCTTGGGAAGAGAGAATACGGAGAGCCACCGGAAGAGAGAATACGAGGGAGAAAAAATTGGCTTGGAGTTTCAGCTTGGGAAGATGACAAtgcccaataaaaaaaaaaaaaaaaaaaacagcgagAAGAACAGTTGTCTTTTCGGCTTGGGAGAGTGAACACCCAAACTCTGAGCCCCTCACGTGAAGCACTTGGGAaggaaaaaaagtttttttttttttgtgtgttctTAACAcgccaaggaaaaaaaaaacccccccTTCAcgtgaagaggaaaaaaaatcccCCCCTTCACGTGAAGAAACCAACTATGGCAGccaacattttttttgtttttttaatttagagtgaaacaaaaaataataaaaataataattaaagaaaaaaaagaggaagaaagaaagaaagaaagctagaaTTTTATAGAATCTCGATGAGAAGAAAGGAGCTTTGAAAGTTGCCAGAGCCGGAGCCCCAGCTATCCCCAAAGCGAGTTAGGAGAAATAGAGGATTTGCGAGCGACGACGATCACAACAAAGACGGAAAAGAGGAAGACAGTAGGTTATGTGAtcgatggctctgataccatgctgaaattaaaaaattaaagaagaaaattatatttttacctATTCTTTATAATATACAGGAGCAGACTTTATATAAAACTAGGAGGCTAATAAAGTTTGGTAAGACCGATTAAGTTTGGCataatcaatcacaaatcaatcaaggtAAAATTTGGTAAGGTCAACTAAGTTTATTACACTCAATCATAAATCAATCATGATCCTAATCAATCATATGATTTTAACaactttattctttttttttcttataaccatttttttctcttttacaaTCATTCTCTTTCTTTCCATCTTACAAATTAACCGGTGCTAGTATTGGGGTGCTATAACTTGGAGTGCGGCTTAAAATGTAGAAAATGTAATCTTGGGGATAATAATCCTAATAAAattcatattaaaaaaataaatatattaagaaAGTGTCTTAGGTAGCATgtctagcttttttttttttttttttttttttttttgcagttttttcttgaaattggtACAACAAGTTCGCCAACAGGTGGTCCATGCATCTTACAACAATCATGGTCACGTAGAGCTAGCATAGTTAAGAATACAATATATTGTATATGGAATGTATAGCTCATGAGGCGCTGATTGAAAAAGTAGGAAAACAAAAGTAAGCCTCCACAACTCAAACCTAAACTGGTGGGTATCCAGAAAGACCCTGTTCGACATAGTCCTTATATAGTTTGGACCTTTCGATTTGCTCGAATACATAAATCACTTTCATATCTATATTATTTCAACGAAAGATATAACAAGCatccttaaaaaaataaaaagctatCTGAATATTTAGCGCAAGAAATCCAGTCATCCACGTACTCCGTTGCCACCGTTCTTGATAACCTTCACCACCTCCACCCACGCCTCCTCGGACGACCCTCCATCCTTCCACGCCTCCTTCGCCTTGTCTGCCATCGCCGCCGCTCGCTTCCTCAACTCGCTCCCTCCCTCCGACTCCATCACCCACCTCACCTTCTTCTCCACCTCCTCCGCTCTGACCAACTCCTTATCGTATCCCTCCACCGCAACCGCCAGACCCATATCCTGCACCAGCATCACTTTATTCATCCTCTGCTCCGCGTAGAGAGGCCAGGCGATCAAGGGCACCCCGGCGCACACCCCCTCCAGCGTCGAGTTCCATCCGCAGTGGGTCACGAAAGCGCCGACCGCTTCGTGGGCCAGCACCTCAACCTGCGGGGCCCACGACTTCACCACCAGACCCCTGTCTTTGGTCCGTTCCAGAAACCCCACGGGCAAAATCGCCTCCAGATCCGCTTCGAGCCGTGGCCCGGGAGGCTTGGCCGTCTGGTCTCCGTTCTGTGGGGCCCGCACTACCCACAGAAACCTCTGTCCGCTTCTCTCTAATCCGGTGGCCGTTTCCTTAAGCTGCTCCGCGGCGAAGGAGCCCCTGCTCCCGAAGCACAAGAACACCACGCTCGCCTTCGGCTGCGAGTCCAGCCACGTGATGCACTCGTGCTTCTCTGATGGTTTCCCTTCGGCAATCAACGGCCCGATGCAATAGGTCGGAGGCATCGGACGGTCGGGAAGACAGATACCGTCTTTCAGGGCTTTGACCGCCCGCGGCTCCAACGACTCGAAGGTGTTGATCAAGATGCCGTCGAATCTCGGTAAGCGctcgaagaggaagaggaaacgTTTGTAGGACTCGTCGTTCCGGTCTTGGAGTCGAGCCGGCATATCGGACGCCGGAATCGGCCGGAGGccggggaagttgatcggggcgATGCCGAGATCTTTTAAGCTGCCAGGAGTGGCGGAGTGGAGGATTGGAAAGTAGAGGAAGGCGGCGAGGCTGGCGgcgccggaggagaagaagatatAGGAGGGGAGGCCTACTTCGGCGGCGACGTCCAGGGCCTCGGTGCAGAAGAAGTCGACGACGAGGGCGCGGACGGCGGAGGTCTCGGAGAGGGAGGTGAGTACGGGGCGGAGGTGGGTCGTGGCCTGGCGGAGGATATCGAACATGAGGGGATTGGGGGGGAGGGAGACGGGAGGGAGGTggtggaaggagagggaggggtgagcggaggcggcggcggcgatgaATGAGTCGTCGGAGCCTTGCCTGAATGGGTTGTTGATGACGAGGACGGTGACGGCCAAGCCGTCGCGGAGGAAGAGCTTGGCCAGCTCCACCATGGGCACCAGGTGGCCCATGCCCGTCCCTGGATAGAGCACCACCATCTCCTTCATCGTTAGAAACTAGTGGTCGGCTAATAGAGCACCGAGAGGAAGGTATTATGGGAGAGTTGAGGAAGAGCTACTAGCTAGAGATAGCTAGAGATAGAGTTGAGGAGAGGCGGGCCACTTATGCCACTATGTATATTATGGGTATAGAATAGGAGACCGGagttgagaatttttttttttagtataacGGCACCTGACCGGAGTTTGGGTGCAGCCAACATATTCAGAAAAAAAGAGATATCATAAAGAAAGGAGACTAGAACGCGCGGACCGGCTGCGTTTATATTACTTGTAGTCCAAGTCTGTGGCTGCTCTTAGAATATACTTTTCAGAGTTCTATTCCAGTTCGCCCGGGTTAAGATATTTCTTGTCCCGGTTTCCTTTTTGATGAGGAACGTCGCGTTGTTGATGGATGAACCAGCTCGAAAGTAAAAGTGCAGGTTGGCGGTGAAATAACAAGATGGTCCAATTAATGACAAGTAGTGTTTGTTGGGTATATAGAAGATGAAGAGAGATGTTGCATCCGCGACGAAGACAACAGGATTTGGAACGAGATCGTATGGCGAAATTAGAAAATTCGGCTTGCTTTTCGTCAACGTAAGCAGTGACGCCCTGGAGAATAGAGCCACTTGGAAATTTTGGGATCGGCGAG from Phoenix dactylifera cultivar Barhee BC4 unplaced genomic scaffold, palm_55x_up_171113_PBpolish2nd_filt_p 000257F, whole genome shotgun sequence includes these protein-coding regions:
- the LOC103702600 gene encoding UDP-glycosyltransferase 88F3-like → MKEMVVLYPGTGMGHLVPMVELAKLFLRDGLAVTVLVINNPFRQGSDDSFIAAAASAHPSLSFHHLPPVSLPPNPLMFDILRQATTHLRPVLTSLSETSAVRALVVDFFCTEALDVAAEVGLPSYIFFSSGAASLAAFLYFPILHSATPGSLKDLGIAPINFPGLRPIPASDMPARLQDRNDESYKRFLFLFERLPRFDGILINTFESLEPRAVKALKDGICLPDRPMPPTYCIGPLIAEGKPSEKHECITWLDSQPKASVVFLCFGSRGSFAAEQLKETATGLERSGQRFLWVVRAPQNGDQTAKPPGPRLEADLEAILPVGFLERTKDRGLVVKSWAPQVEVLAHEAVGAFVTHCGWNSTLEGVCAGVPLIAWPLYAEQRMNKVMLVQDMGLAVAVEGYDKELVRAEEVEKKVRWVMESEGGSELRKRAAAMADKAKEAWKDGGSSEEAWVEVVKVIKNGGNGVRG